One region of Gossypium raimondii isolate GPD5lz chromosome 6, ASM2569854v1, whole genome shotgun sequence genomic DNA includes:
- the LOC105774490 gene encoding 50S ribosomal protein L21, mitochondrial — MAHRRCLHSALLHATALISLKKSPSLSIVKALTSKPNPGITTSNLEPSWFIPWSYIRHFSSRKSDDSENEAEMEESSDGEGESDEMASDMVRDYSPEEKEAEAAAIGYKVVGPLQRSDRVFKDYEPVFAVVQIGSHQFKVSNGDSIFTERLKFCEVNDKLILNKVLLLGSPTQTIIGRPILPDAAVHAVVEEHALDAKVIIFKKKRRKNYRRTKGHRQELTKLRITAIQGIEKPEIKTDGKPLKAAVKKPEKIAATA; from the exons ATGGCTCATCGACGGTGCCTCCACTCAGCTCTCCTCCACGCCACGGCTCTCATTTCTTTGAAGAAGTCGCCGTCACTCTCCATCGTCAAGGCCTTAACCTCGAAACCAAATCCGGGGATAACGACTTCCAATTTGGAACCCTCATGGTTTATCCCTTGGTCCTACATTCGTCACTTCTCATCCAGAAAAAGCGACGACAGCGAGAACGAAGCCGAAATGGAAGAGAGCAGCGATGGAGAAGGGGAGAGCGACGAGATGGCGTCGGATATGGTTAGAGATTACTCACCCGAGGAGAAGGAAGCTGAGGCCGCCGCTATTGGATACAAAGTGGTGGGGCCGCTCCAGCGGTCCGACCGGGTATTCAAAGACTATGAGCCAGTTTTCGCAGTGGTTCAG attggatCACATCAGTTTAAGGTGAGCAACGGGGATTCAATTTTCACGGAGAGGTTGAAATTCTGCGAAGTTAATGACAAG TTGATATTGAACAAGGTTCTCTTACTGGGATCACCTACACAAACAATTATTGGTAGGCCTATACTCCCAGATGCAGCTGTTCATGCCGTTGTCGAGGAGCAT GCATTAGATGCTAAGgtgattatttttaagaaaaagagacGAAAGAATTACCGTCGAACCAAAGGACATCGACAG GAACTGACTAAGTTGAGAATAACGGCTATACAAGGAATTGAGAAACCAGAAATCAAAACTGATGGGAAGCCACTAAAGGCAGCTGTTAAGAAGCCAGAGAAGATTGCTGCTACAGCTTAA